The Argentina anserina chromosome 5, drPotAnse1.1, whole genome shotgun sequence genome includes the window TTCTTTCCTATCTTATGCGATTTATGCTTATCTTGTTGACATTGAAGTCTCTTCAAGGCCTCAATGATTTGATATGCCCATAACAATCAGTTGCTATTATTGTGTGTTGATGCCTTTACGGACTCCTTTTCTAACAGAAAAAAgggcaaaaagaaaagagggcTTGAAGGTCTTTGAAGTTCTTTTACAgaaccttaaaaaaaaaaaaatttgccgTCCCAGACACGAATTTAGGATAATAAGAGCAGATTGAGCCTGGCTTAGGCTTGATACAGATAACCCAAATCATACAACTACCATATGCGAAACTAGATTGAAACAgcaataaaaatatttaaacaagTTATAGTCTATGCCCTCCAAACACAGACAATTACTTATTTAGCCAAGTTCCATTCATAATGATGGACTACAAGCGATAAGGTACTGAGAAACTCAGGAGGTTCATTTCTTAACGTACCACAGTGGCTGACTGCATCGCCACCACCAAAGACCTAGAAATTTAGAGGTGCGAAACTGTGATTTGCTTCAACGGATTTCCCACCACATTGCCGCCAGCGTGCTTGACAAATTCGGCTGGAGACTGGAACAGACCATGACAAACACAGACAATTCTTACTTTTCCTCTAAGATACTTGTACAGAAAGCCATCCACTCGCTTCCCATCAgcaccaatggttttcacaTGAGGCATTCTAGGGATCCTATAACTCCTAACTGGCCTTGTAACATGACGATTATAGATTCTAGCCCTCTTTGCTGGATCCTTCTGAGGGTCATCAGCCTTCACTTTCTTTGTGTTGAGCATCTTTGAACTGGTTACTACAGGGTTGTTGTAGCTCCCTTGTGTAGACATAAGCTCAGCACTGACTGCGCTGCTTGTTGCAGCTAAGCGTCCCGATCCTGCAAGTAACTCTTATTAATTCAAAGCTCAGAGAAATTATGTAGAACATAGTTGAATGCATGTGTATGACCATGTCAAAGCAAAGGTGCACAAATACTTTTACCTGTCTTATTGAGCAGGGATTTCAAGACTATAAGGAATTGTAAAATTCTAgtgaatattaaaaatatacatGAATGTTGTGGGAGTTTATGGTTGAAATATGTGGCGGCAAATAGAAGTTAAAAGGAGTTCTGATCCTTGTGATTAATACTAATTTCCacaagcatatatataaacatcaaTGAGATACCTGCAATTGGCTTACCAGAATGGAAATGGATCAGGTAAACGGTAAACCAGAAAACCTAGAGAAGAAACATTTGTGAAAACCTAGGTAAACAGTAAACAATTGGCTTATGCAGACATTTCCCTAATTTGTCGATACATTTGTCAGATATAGATTTTTTCTTGATTAAATTTTTTGATACGCTAATGAATTTGTTTATTAGACCATTTTCCTAACATTGGTTGATACTCGATAAATCAGATATCCAAGACCTTTCTATTAACATTTGTCAATATGCAATTGAATAACGaatctatttttcttttccttcgaTAACGATCAAGAAATCTATCGAATTTATGTCAGATAACTGTAGTATTTGTATTGCTAACACCCAATCATCACTCTCGTCACCGTTGATGAGGCCCCAAGTTCTCGAGTGGCCCCAAAAGCTCGATCTCCCATGCAATCTTCGTATCCCCGGCCGACATTACACTTTTCGTCACAAAATCGAATATACTACTAaatcaaattaattacatACCCTAAAATACTTCCCCATGCATGAATAATTCTTAGctcttttaaaaataatttgggTTTTATATCATGTTATCCTACTAAAGACATTGCTCATGTTCTATATATACTAAACAGTCGCGTGACTCGCGTCCACTCTTACTACTACAAAAAAATTGGACAAAAAACACATCATGTGTGTGGCTTTTACCTTGGTGgctattataaaaaaaatgtcacaaatttcacaatttaattattataataattaaattctCACATTTGCATTCAAATGTGAGATCTTTTCATAATTGCCACACCACTAAAGGCCACAAATCCATacttttgtgacttttgtATTTGTGGCATATACATATGTCTTTTTTGTAGTGTACCTAGCTATCACTCCGTGCGTTTAACTTAACAGGAACACAAGTGCCCGCACAGACACATAAAAATCCATATAACCAACACATATGTTTACCACATAACACGAACAGATTCCATATCATCCAGGCATCCAATTATTCAAACATGCATACAGCCTTTTTCAAAAACCACCCATATGTATTTTCCTATTATTCTTTAGCAAACTTCTGCTTCATATGCATTTTCTTTAGTGAACCTCGCGGATCAGCACATGCATGTGattaaaattattaaatttatataattaaacaaGTTTACCTCCCGTAGCTGCCAGTCTAGGTAGCCGGGCCGACGCCGCCGGAGCTCCATTAGTCCTCTCCTTCTTAATAGTCAGCTTCAAGTTTGCTGCCATCACCCTGCTCAGAATTTGAACCTCGGTCACCCCCCTCATCATCTCCATCTCCCTAGCCGTTGGCAGAGAAGCCGCCCTAGCCCTCGGCGCCGCTGCCGCATTCTCCTCTCCGTCCACCGACATAGCGCATGCCTCGTGGGCCCCATCGGAATGTCCGTACATTCCACCAAGTGTGAGCCCGAGATCGTACTCCTGATTCTGTCCCGCCATTTTCCTGTACCATAAAACatggagcacaaatatgtGAGCCAGCACGGTCACAAAACACTTTTAACACACAGGAGAGAATGAACGAAACTAGCTAGCGATGACCAAAAGCGTCCCCATCAAACAACGAGAGGTCGAAGCTTTATAATTTTCGACCTCTAGAAGATTTAATGGTGACCGGAGGCTGCTCTCTTTTGCCATCTCTTTTTCTGAAAGAAATGGCAAAAGCGACCCTACAAAGTGCCCACGGTATATATCCCCAACCATCATCCAGAGCCGGAAGATGGAAGAGATAGGCCGGAGGTAGTCCGTGGGTACCGACCAGGGCCATCTCTAGAAAGAAGAATAGAGAGAAAGGATAGAGCTCTCACaaagtttcttcttcttgtgatAGACTAGCTAGCCAAAGCCAAACGCATCTGAAGGAGACAATTGGGGGATTAAATAGAAGTGACACAAGAGAAACGGACGCAGGTTCTTCTTCCTTGTTCTCTGAATCTCTTCCATTGGCATTAGATGTGACAATTGACAACGCACATCTAAGAGTCCACGTGGACATTATCAGAGCAGGTACAGTGACACTGGAGCCCTATAGAGTGCGAGAAAAGGACTTGTTTCGTCCAAGTTGCAGACAATGAGCTTCTTCCACCACCTGTAACTTGCCGTGTTCCTGCCACTTTCGACTTACTTGGCCTCGGCAGTAAATTATCAAGATCCACGAGGGCGGTTTAGCAATGGAGAAAAACGACACTTAGATTGAGGCCGAAACCCGTAGAGGCTAGTCTGAAACTCAAACTGCTCCGGCTGGAGAAGAAGTCTGTTGGCCAAGCTCTGTTGCCCTAGAGTTAAAGCACGTGTCGGATGTGGGAGGAGACTTGTAAAGCTTGTTACTAGCATGGAGGCCATTTGTCTTGGCTTGTTCTACGTGGTAATTTCCGAGGGCGGATTCAAATACCAAATACTATACTTCATACCCTTACTTCCCACTTTCACTTTCCTCTAATGGTTTAATCTTATCGGGTTAATTATTGCTTTGAGTTTGACAGATGTAATTAGTTCACATTTTTCTCGGCTTGCTTTGTTATTTCGTGCATGGTTTACATTTGCCATGTCTTGAGTCCAGCTTAATCTTATCGGGTTAGTGATGTGGGAGATGTCATAATCTCAAAATGTGAATTTCTCAATATTTCCACTTACTACTTTCACTGGTAAACAAACTAATATGGTTGTTATGGTCAAaacttaaattaattaattaaaaaatattatttcttttcatattttaacCACCTATTTTCAAGTAAAAACTACCCACTTTCCCACACCCACATCCAGTTGGATGTGAGCGATTGCTAGTAACTTTTATTCCCGGGATGCTCACACTTTTGTTCACTTCGTTACATCATGGTGTAATGTTATTTATGAAATTCAGTTATTCATGTTTAACTCTGATTTGCATTATTCATTTCTACGAGCATTCCATCTCTAATTACTCTGCTGGTTTTGTTCGCCACTTTAGTTTAGTGGTTTAAGTCTAATTGATAAGGGATTTTAAACTCGATCAAAAACCAGTAGTGTAGCAACTTTGAACACCCATTGCGTAAGCATGAAATAAATTTATGCACGCTATGTCGATCATTTCCAATAGAGCAGGCGTTAAAGTTTTTAGGACCCAAAATACTCAaatatcaacacatatacaaaaCCGTTCTGAAGGATTAGACCGAAGCTTCATTTAGTTAATTCCACCATATGGTGAATACGGGTAGATAAAATCCGTAAGTTACTGTATCAGCTCATTTTATGACGGTTAATGGGCAGTAAATTTAGATTGGGGGCAATGGAAAGCTCGGCGAGAAATGAGGGCATTGGCGGCGTCTGTCACCGGGGTCGGCTGTAACGTGGGGGCCATGCAAAAGGACGGGACTTATGTGGGGCTTTGACACGTGGCGGAACAACAAGTCAAGTTGACAAGTAGGCAGTTTGGGAAAGCAAAGAAGTCATTTTTCCATTGGGCCTGAAAAGTGCTGTTTTTCTATTGGGCCCAAGAAGTGCATTCGGGGACTCGTACCTCTaggtaggggtgggcacgggacgagatgggacgggacagagctcatcccacgtcccatcccactcttttgaatcaggacgagatcgggacgggacgagggtttttaataATGCAttccactcgggattaatcccgattggtacgggacgggatcgggacgggacaaatctcaCATTCttataaagttaaataaaaacctatatttttactttttcattaacaaaataacatttaataatgaaattttaaccaaaaaaatacatattatgttcaaaatattataatttaccattattatttgaattaatataattttggagttattaagaacataaattagtttcattttgatacaaatttataagaatttttaagttttcattgaaGGTGGGAtaggacgggacgaagcgggatagaaattattcgtcccacgtcccatcccactattatgaaacgggacgggatcgggatttccattttttatgcccacccctacctCTAGGCTCTAGGCTCTAGCTGGTTTACAAAGTCTATAACTAATAACTATGTACTTGCTAGAGTAATGAGGAAGCTGGGGAAACAACAGTCGCAGATACCATAACAACTAATGACGAAATATTCAGATgatttaattgaaataaacattCCACAGTTCAGCGGGTATTCACTCGAAAACcatttgaatttttaaaatCCAAGTATTCTGCCAATCCTTGCATACACATTACAAGGATGTACCCTAAAACTACTTGACAAATAAGACCACCCTACGAGCCATGAGATGAGGGAGACAGAGACTGGTGTAAGCCCTCCATCAACACTCAAATTGCCATCGCATCACCGAAGTTCCTCATCAGAACAATTGATCCTGCAAAGACACCTAGAGCCCGGAGCAGTTTCTGCAATAACAACTCAGTCTTTAATTCCTCAGTCTATACTGTTTCCTCAAACAAAAAGAGGAATTTCCAGGTGATGTACAAACTAGGTCCATATAAAACACAGTTGTCTTAGTTCAACAACGCATTCAAACATTTTCGCACAAAGGATGAAACCTGAAACTTTCTTAACATTAGAAGGGAGGTTACAATTATCGAGAACCAAGATGGCAAGATCAAATCCCATATAGGCAAGGTCACTTAATCAACACACAACAAATCTCTTCATACATCATGCTTCCAGCTTCCCTTTTCTCAAATGGACAGTGGCTATTTATGACATCGACCTTACCAGAATTTTGAGGATCGCAATCACTACAATGTTATACCACTACTatcaaaacatatataatcatataACTTCACCCCTTCTTCATAATCGAACGCAGGCCTAAACAACAAAAAACACCATGCCGTCACACACTAATTTTGACAACAGAACCACTAATACGAATTCAAACATTTTGATTCTTCAAAACCAGCTCACAAATGGAGCCTGCCCACACCCAACTACATACATAATATACCGAATCACCgattaaatttcataattacTAAAAACTAATACTAACCCAAGCTTCCAGAAATTACTGCACCAAATTCACTTCCTCACAAACCGTAATCAAGTAGAGGTTTCACAATtcttgtaccaaatcaaactcaagtAATTCAGAACTCAGATTCTTTTGACCCTAGAATtccataaaccctaaactagTTCACACAAATATAGAACTGAACAAAAACGCAAGAGAGTGATTTGAGATGTGCTTACCAAGTTGTTATCCCACTTTTCCTGACTCTGATACTGAGACCGCAAGAAAGCCTTGGCCTTTTCCACTGAGATCCCGTAGTTCGCCATCGACAATTTTCCGGCCACCGAGAAACAGCACACTCTGATCTCTAGGGTTTTGAGATTTGGGGGTTTATGAGATGTAACCGACGGGGAACCAGACTACTTATACTCGACCCTAGGCTGCGAAATTACCCAAACAACCTTCactaattaaaaaattaaaaagataaaaggaaaaatgggTACTTCGAACCACATGGTGCCACGTCGACGCTGGAATCTCATCTGCCTTGTCCATCACTACTTTAAGCTCAACCCAAAAGCAGTAAGCAACATTCTGAAGAAACCATTTTGTGCAGCAGATAGAGAGCTATGGAGGCCAAACCGTTTTTGGGAAGTAGAGGAGTGCTGCCGTTACTCTATACTTCTCCGGAGAGACCCAAATCTATGGCTGCCCGGACATCCATTCGCGCAGCCACCAAAAAGGTTAGTGCATACCAATTTTCGATCAACCTAATTTTCGCTAAACTATAAATTAGTTGGCTAGACGATTGATATTGATTACCCTAATTTTCGCTAAACTATAAATTTGTTGTTGCAAATCTATTTTACTAGTGCATCAGAAATAGGGTATCCGAAAATTGCTACTAGGGCAATTTGGGTTACATATAAGTAGCTTGGTCGTAACATTTGTTTTCATATGAAAAAAAGGACTAAATGATGCGTCTGATATTGCAATGCAGAACTCGACACAAGTGAAGCTACTAACAAGGGTGGAGCAACTGAAGCTGCTGACCAAAGCCGAGAAAGCCGGCCTGCTATCGGCGGCAGAGAAGTCCGGCCTCTCACTCTCGGCAATAGAGAAACTTGGTCTGCTATCAAAGGCAGAGGAATTTGGAGTCCTATCGGCGGCCACCGACCCTGGAACTCCCGGGGCATTGCTGACTCTGAGCTTCGGGTTACTGATTTTGGGTCCTTTGTCTGTTTTTCTTGTGCCTGAGGATTACCCTTGGGAGGTTGTTGTACAAGCTGTGGTTGCTGCTATTTCTGTAGTGGGTGGTTCTGCAGCTTTTGGTGCTTCAAATTTTGTATCCAACTTGCAGAAATCAGATTGAAATTTGATGAGCTAGGGCTCGGTTTCTTACTCATTACTAATGATATGTCAATGACAGTTGCAAGCTGTAACATAAGATGGTAACAAGCTAGCATATTTCAGAAAATGGAAGGGGAGCGattatttatcaaaatataAGAATTCATAGATTATTTTGGTTTCTAGACGGGATTTTATGGATGAATACATTAAATAAACACGAATTTTTCATGCCCGTAGCTCAATAAGATTAAGCTGAAAGAACAGGGGTTAAAAACATATAATCTTACAGAATCTCTTGTAGTTATACCGAACAAAACCTAAATCTCTGGCACAATACCACTGCTTTTATCCGACAACAAAAAGCAattgaaggaaagaaaaaaaaaagcgacCCCCTCTGGttgtgtcaaaaaaaaaatcttctatCCACCAGTTTCTTCCCGTTAATTTCAAGTAGGAACAGAGCTGTGGTTGTTTGCTGCCCCTTGGCGACCACCACCCCTGCCACTTGGATTAACGCGCTGATAACCCTCTCCATTGCGTCCAGCCGATGATTTGGATCGTGAAAACTCGCCCTGGTTTCTGAATTCGTTTCTGCCAAAACTACGGCTACCACCATAGTTTCCACGACCACCCCTGAAAGAGTCACTTCGGAAGCCAGCTCTTCCAGAAGAGAACCTCCCTCTTCCACCATTGCTAACTGCAATAACCATCAACTTTGTCAGTTCTAACATCGTATGTCAGGAAAAAGATAGGAGACTGGAGAAAGCTTCTAACTTCCATACCCCATAAAGACAGTATGTTCATCAACTTACCTCGGGTTGTGGTTTTCTTTTCCTCAATCACTGCTTGATGATCACCGATCATGATAGGTGAAGCCTGAAATAAATTCTAACAAGGTTAAATTGGCTAAACAAACAAGCCGAGTGAACTGGTCATACAGATTAGGAGATATAAATAATTAGACAGGGCAAAGCAATGAAGTCTTGATCAATCAAATTCTTACTAGTAAATAATACATACAAAAGAATAATAAAGTCCACAGATTTAAATGAAAATCGAATTCATGCTTGCAATTAGAATGTCACCATGGAAGGTCTTAGAATCCAAAACAACCATATATGCACAATTGAGAAAAGTGGATATGTTTTGCCAATATTTACTCAATATTCAATCGCCAGTAATAGGAAAGCCCAACAGCACTCGGTTAATGCCCTCATAAGTCTCACTTTTGTGTAACAGAGGCTCATCACTTCTACAAAGTAGAGGCTAGTGCTGGAAGTTTTAAATAtcgcagagagagagagagagagatgataatgataatgataatAAAGTCGCTTTTTGCCAATCGTGACATGACAGCAGCCGCTGCTCCCACTTTATTCTTGAACATATATAACTCATATTTGTACTCCCCTAAATATTTAGGTAACAGTAAGCACATTAATGCCAACAGCCTAAGGCCCTAAAGGCTGAGATGGTCTGTCTTCCTTATTTTTCTGGATCATAAGGCTAAAAGGGCAGACCTAAAAAATTTCTTGCAAAGAATGAAAAGTGGAatacaaaggtaaaatacaATACCTCAAGTGCACTTTGCATGGAACTCACGctttcaaattcaacaaaGCCAAAACAAAATCCTTGCTGCAATCAACCAATATGACATGTTAGGCTACATCAAAGAATTGTCAATTGCACTCGGAAGTGTGCATTCTAACACATAAATGATACCTTACTACTTCTGACTTGGATCCCGTCCTGCTTAATAGACCCAAATTTCTTAAACTCCTTCTCAAGTTGTTCGACAGTTGCATCATACGGCAAATTCCTTACATGTATGGAGTGTCCTTCAGCTGTAAAGGATAAAATATTAATCAGAACAAGGGTTCTTTTCGTAATGAAAGAGTAGATGAGTACTTAGGCAGGTCTCCTAAGTTACTTTAGCCATCCAGCCAAAAGCTGCCTAcctctttatttcttttagcAACTAGAGTTGGAAAGCTtacctccatcttttttttgttcttttcatTCGCTTTATTTGTTTCAATTGACTGAATTAACCAGCTCTAAGATTAAACTTTGGAAAGTTGAGTATTATTTACCTTCCTCATGAGCATTGCTACTTTCTGGAGCAGCATCGCCACTAGGAACTGATGCCTCCGGTACAGGAGAAGGTTTTGAAGAACCAACCGATGGATGGTCAGTGTTTGCAGATATTGTCCTCGCTCGGGCAACACGGACAGGACTGGCTCCGACACTACTTTTCATTACCTttaccaaaataaaaatggcATTAATAAAATGCAAAAACAGACTTGAGATACAAACTTGAAATCTTCTCGctccaaagaaaaagaagagaaaatgagACTAACTCACAATTGATGCATATGATTTCTTTGGGGCATCCTCCTGGGTTTCAGGGATAGGATCAACTTCTGGAAGATCTCTACTTTGACTTGATTGAATTGGGGGCTCCGCTATCCCAACCTCTTCTTCAATAACCGACCCTTCCTCTATATCTGAAGGATCACAAACTTCAGGACCATTATCGGGATCCTCATCAACGACGGTTGCAGGTTCCTCCACCACAAGAGGCTCAGGAGCTGGAGTAGGTTCTGGAGACAAATACTGAAGCAATTGGAAAATGAAGCCTAAAGCAAATCCACAGAGAAATCCAGAAAGAAAAGCTACACTCACCTGGTTCTGCTATCGTGGCAGCAACTGGAGAACTTTCATTAATGGCGTTAACCGGGACGGTATTTGTCTGTGATGATTCATTGTCCTCGATATACCTGAAGACATCATTTAAGACAAAGTACCCATTTTCCTGTGGAGCTAGGAAAAACGTTTGGGCAAATTTCCTTCCGATGTTGTCTTTTCCAGTCAAGCATCCAGTCACTAAAACAATCACCCCTTTCTCAAAAGATTCCTGAGCATCTGCAGTCTTAATTTCCACTGTGTAATCTTCGTAATTTAAGGATTTAATTTTGATCCTTATTGCCTGTTCCAAAAATATTCTACGTTAGCAAATAGCAAATGCAACACTCCAAACGTGCAATAATAGTTCAGCATCCTTCCAAATTCCAATAGTCAAATGAGTCCAAGAGACAATTTGACAACACATTTAAAACTGAAAAGAAGGTCACTATATTTGCaggtttttttattattaaaaaaggGCAGTGAATTTGGTCCATAGGAATCCTCACATCTTACACTTTTGCTTCTGTATGCGAGCATGTATGCTAGTATAGGCCCCGATTTATGTGTCACAGTTGTAGGTTATGTATTCAAATAGATTATACCGTTATAACTCCAACTACTATAGGTGAATAACAGTCTAGCCTGCATGATagcatttaaatgatttgTCTACTACTTGGCTTCATTCAAAGAATGTTAAACACAGTATTGTAGGATGAAGAGTTACTAAGGTATTATCAACAActaaaaaacattaaaaaaatatctaCATAACCCAGAAAATTGACCTAATGCTTCCAGCCAAAACTGAATCAGCAACATAGAGAGCTAGGCTGATGATTCATGTTTAGTAGCCATACGAAATAAACACATCATGCATTTGGCAGTCactattaaattacataattcaaGGCTCAGTGAAACTGGGAACTAGGATCTTAACAATATACCAAAGTGCACTTACATCCATCGTCTTGACTGTTGCCATATTGCCATTGGTATCTGTCCTGCTTAAAGCGCTTGAATCTTGATAAAACTTATACACCAATTCTGGTGAGTGGTGAAGGACTTGGTAATATTGCTCCACAAAGGCATTTGCAACAAGCTGAGCACTGGGCGGAAGAGTAGGATTTGCCAACTTTGTTTCTTGCATGACTATCTACAAAAAGTTTGAAACCTTCAAATAAGTAGAGGAGCGCACCAAGGGAACCACTTGGATGTCTAAAATGGATAAGTCCtaacaaagaaaacaaagcaACATATTCCAATAATAGTTGTCAAAGAAATGCAtctaaaacaaacatatgacat containing:
- the LOC126794292 gene encoding uncharacterized protein LOC126794292 translates to MEAKPFLGSRGVLPLLYTSPERPKSMAARTSIRAATKKNSTQVKLLTRVEQLKLLTKAEKAGLLSAAEKSGLSLSAIEKLGLLSKAEEFGVLSAATDPGTPGALLTLSFGLLILGPLSVFLVPEDYPWEVVVQAVVAAISVVGGSAAFGASNFVSNLQKSD
- the LOC126794295 gene encoding mitochondrial import receptor subunit TOM5 homolog yields the protein MANYGISVEKAKAFLRSQYQSQEKWDNNLKLLRALGVFAGSIVLMRNFGDAMAI
- the LOC126794290 gene encoding ninja-family protein 6-like is translated as MAGQNQEYDLGLTLGGMYGHSDGAHEACAMSVDGEENAAAAPRARAASLPTAREMEMMRGVTEVQILSRVMAANLKLTIKKERTNGAPAASARLPRLAATGGSGRLAATSSAVSAELMSTQGSYNNPVVTSSKMLNTKKVKADDPQKDPAKRARIYNRHVTRPVRSYRIPRMPHVKTIGADGKRVDGFLYKYLRGKVRIVCVCHGLFQSPAEFVKHAGGNVVGNPLKQITVSHL
- the LOC126794280 gene encoding nuclear transport factor 2, which produces MQETKLANPTLPPSAQLVANAFVEQYYQVLHHSPELVYKFYQDSSALSRTDTNGNMATVKTMDAIRIKIKSLNYEDYTVEIKTADAQESFEKGVIVLVTGCLTGKDNIGRKFAQTFFLAPQENGYFVLNDVFRYIEDNESSQTNTVPVNAINESSPVAATIAEPEPTPAPEPLVVEEPATVVDEDPDNGPEVCDPSDIEEGSVIEEEVGIAEPPIQSSQSRDLPEVDPIPETQEDAPKKSYASIVMKSSVGASPVRVARARTISANTDHPSVGSSKPSPVPEASVPSGDAAPESSNAHEEAEGHSIHVRNLPYDATVEQLEKEFKKFGSIKQDGIQVRSSKQGFCFGFVEFESVSSMQSALEASPIMIGDHQAVIEEKKTTTRVSNGGRGRFSSGRAGFRSDSFRGGRGNYGGSRSFGRNEFRNQGEFSRSKSSAGRNGEGYQRVNPSGRGGGRQGAANNHSSVPT